The Streptomyces sp. NBC_00670 genome window below encodes:
- a CDS encoding substrate-binding domain-containing protein, with protein sequence MDPFDPRGHANRALLVGVSAYKYTKPQPDGVPGHLPAVEHNVARLRDVLRRGGVFADGEITVARSPSQERFGHALRTAVRDAEGLLLFYFAGHGAIPSAGNELFLQLRNARVVAGEHAVFPGADAFSSVLTELATSRARHVVVILDCCFAGNAARVWETLPDKWRISLLMSVQANHRIDAGPDTTPTPFTEQLVHLLGSGDPMAFQDLWEPLHSHLRAHHRTLREEPWAPQSRTAGEEDVLLVAGSEPGPSVPLTGAPNRNTTGTHTGPSSDPDPSPGTDPTPKPLLPAPRPPAREPFLRRLGTALLRTGQVTLALTGLGRGLRDLDGGSRQDPGGSLREPAPGGASRGPAPDRPGPHPHRTRRRAAVLSLALAVLATSLGGYALFGPGGDPSCGPPLELRVLTDPDLEHSVRDAADAYLTSDANTGSDGCRRTGITVYSAGAADVVTALRQRTEDWRDPRDEDTNPQRDVGAQPDVWIPASRADVARVTAERDTDSYAAVLRTLGTLAHSPLVLAVPDRLAAPAGDRSGRTLAALLTALTDRDRDAEVRRPDPEFTDAALLSTIGLYGPSGDGVAAGEQRVAQAGPPSSTAVDLLCALPESGAVDRRTTALVPEFLLRSGVGCAHTTRVARTAEYPSDVPGVEPAFVHVHWDDADRDEPRRTGAVEDFYHWLKEPDGGQRVLGAAGFRAAAGGHALLDEGRTAHGVLREPGALPGGADREPMESALASYRGAHGPGRVLFLLDSSGSMGGQWQGPSGGPGILKQSLGGLGDQDEYGVWGVASEPGAKKPYRLLLSFGPHRRAAAERTLDREAAVRDAESDPYAALRAALDDMTGRGTDDDRPELIVYLTDDEDDDRLTGARLDTLLDKARTAAIPVVMVSLTNGGCAPARPDARISEASGGRCLDAGGDVGAGLKDEVARTGTGEDG encoded by the coding sequence GTGGACCCCTTCGACCCGCGCGGACACGCCAACCGCGCGCTGCTGGTCGGCGTGTCCGCGTACAAGTACACGAAGCCGCAGCCCGACGGCGTGCCCGGCCATCTCCCGGCCGTGGAGCACAACGTGGCGCGGCTGCGGGACGTGCTGCGCCGGGGCGGGGTGTTCGCGGACGGGGAGATCACCGTCGCGCGCTCGCCCTCGCAGGAGCGCTTCGGGCACGCGCTGCGCACGGCGGTACGGGACGCCGAGGGGCTGCTGCTGTTCTACTTCGCCGGGCACGGGGCGATCCCGAGCGCGGGCAACGAGCTGTTCCTGCAACTGCGCAACGCCCGCGTGGTCGCGGGCGAGCACGCGGTGTTCCCGGGCGCGGACGCGTTCAGCAGCGTGCTGACGGAGCTCGCGACGAGCCGGGCGCGGCACGTGGTCGTGATCCTGGACTGCTGCTTCGCGGGCAACGCGGCCCGGGTGTGGGAGACGCTGCCGGACAAGTGGCGGATCTCGCTGCTGATGAGCGTGCAGGCCAACCACCGCATCGACGCGGGCCCGGACACGACGCCGACCCCGTTCACCGAGCAGCTGGTCCACCTGCTCGGCAGCGGCGACCCGATGGCCTTCCAGGACCTGTGGGAGCCGCTGCACAGCCATCTGCGCGCCCACCACCGCACGCTCCGCGAGGAGCCCTGGGCCCCGCAGAGCAGGACGGCGGGCGAGGAGGACGTGCTGCTGGTGGCGGGGTCCGAACCGGGCCCGTCGGTACCGCTCACGGGCGCACCGAACCGGAACACCACCGGCACCCACACCGGCCCCAGCTCCGATCCCGACCCCAGCCCTGGCACCGACCCCACCCCCAAGCCACTCCTCCCCGCTCCCCGGCCGCCCGCCCGCGAGCCGTTCCTGCGGCGTCTGGGCACCGCCCTGCTGCGGACCGGCCAGGTGACCCTCGCCCTGACCGGCCTGGGCAGGGGCCTGCGGGACCTCGACGGGGGCTCGCGGCAGGACCCGGGAGGCTCCTTACGGGAGCCGGCCCCGGGCGGCGCCTCCCGGGGCCCGGCTCCGGACCGCCCCGGCCCCCACCCCCACCGCACCCGCCGCCGCGCCGCCGTCCTCTCCCTGGCGCTCGCCGTCCTCGCCACCTCCCTCGGCGGCTACGCCCTCTTCGGCCCCGGCGGCGACCCCTCCTGCGGCCCACCCCTGGAACTGCGCGTGCTGACCGACCCCGACCTCGAACACTCCGTGCGGGACGCGGCCGACGCCTACCTCACCTCCGACGCCAACACCGGCTCCGACGGCTGCCGGCGCACCGGGATCACCGTCTACAGCGCGGGCGCCGCCGACGTCGTCACCGCGCTGCGGCAGCGCACCGAGGACTGGCGGGACCCGCGCGACGAGGACACCAACCCGCAGCGGGACGTCGGCGCGCAGCCGGACGTGTGGATCCCCGCCTCCCGCGCCGACGTCGCCCGCGTCACCGCCGAGCGGGACACCGACTCGTACGCCGCCGTCCTGCGCACCCTCGGCACGCTCGCCCACTCCCCGCTCGTCCTCGCCGTCCCCGACCGGCTCGCCGCCCCCGCGGGCGACCGGTCCGGCCGTACCCTCGCCGCCCTCCTGACCGCCCTCACCGACCGCGACCGGGACGCCGAGGTGCGCCGCCCCGACCCGGAGTTCACCGACGCGGCACTGCTCTCCACGATCGGTCTGTACGGCCCGTCGGGGGACGGCGTCGCCGCCGGGGAGCAGCGCGTCGCCCAGGCGGGCCCGCCCTCGTCCACCGCCGTCGACCTGCTGTGCGCGCTGCCCGAGAGCGGCGCCGTCGACCGCCGTACCACCGCGCTCGTCCCCGAGTTCCTGCTGCGCAGCGGCGTCGGCTGCGCGCACACCACGCGGGTGGCGCGCACGGCCGAGTACCCCTCGGACGTCCCCGGCGTCGAGCCCGCCTTCGTGCATGTCCACTGGGACGACGCCGACCGCGACGAACCGCGCCGCACCGGGGCGGTCGAGGACTTCTACCACTGGCTGAAGGAACCGGACGGCGGGCAGCGGGTGCTCGGCGCCGCCGGGTTCCGCGCCGCGGCCGGCGGCCACGCGCTGCTCGACGAGGGCCGGACCGCGCACGGCGTGCTGCGCGAGCCCGGGGCGCTGCCCGGCGGGGCGGACCGGGAGCCGATGGAGTCCGCGCTCGCCTCCTACCGCGGCGCGCACGGCCCCGGCCGGGTGCTGTTCCTGCTGGACAGCTCCGGTTCCATGGGCGGGCAGTGGCAGGGCCCGAGCGGCGGCCCCGGGATACTGAAACAGTCCCTCGGCGGTCTCGGCGACCAGGACGAGTACGGGGTGTGGGGGGTCGCCTCCGAACCCGGCGCGAAGAAGCCGTACCGGCTGCTGCTCTCCTTCGGCCCGCACCGGCGCGCCGCGGCGGAACGCACCCTCGACCGCGAGGCCGCCGTGCGCGACGCGGAGTCCGACCCGTACGCCGCGCTGCGCGCCGCGCTCGACGACATGACGGGCCGCGGCACCGACGACGACCGGCCCGAGCTGATCGTCTATCTCACCGACGACGAGGACGACGACCGGCTCACCGGCGCCCGCCTCGACACGCTGCTCGACAAGGCGCGCACGGCCGCGATCCCGGTGGTGATGGTGTCGCTGACGAACGGCGGCTGCGCCCCCGCGCGCCCCGACGCCCGGATCTCCGAGGCGAGCGGCGGCCGCTGCCTGGACGCCGGCGGGGACGTCGGCGCGGGTCTGAAGGACGAGGTCGCGCGGACGGGAACGGGGGAGGACGGATGA
- a CDS encoding alpha/beta fold hydrolase, producing MPPFLACEDTGNPTGALPLVLVHGHPFDQSMWAPQLAAFSAGRRVIAPDLRGYGASPVPDGTDAVTPLSVFADDIAALLDDLGVERCVLGGLSMGGQIVMECCARFPDRIAGLVLADTSPTAETDAGREARNAMADRLLREGMGGYADEVLYKMVAPYADPEVAAHVHRMMTATDPRGAAAALRGRALRPDYRDLLTRLPVPALVVVGTDDEFTPVPDAEAMHAALPSSTLEVIEGAAHLPNLERPRAFNAALERFLATLDA from the coding sequence ATGCCCCCCTTCCTCGCCTGCGAGGACACCGGGAACCCCACCGGTGCCCTCCCCCTGGTCCTGGTCCACGGCCACCCCTTCGACCAGAGCATGTGGGCGCCCCAGCTCGCCGCCTTCTCCGCCGGCCGCCGGGTGATCGCCCCCGACCTGCGCGGCTACGGCGCCTCCCCCGTGCCGGACGGCACCGACGCCGTCACCCCCCTGTCCGTCTTCGCCGACGACATCGCCGCCCTCCTGGACGACCTCGGCGTCGAACGCTGCGTGCTCGGGGGCCTGTCCATGGGCGGCCAGATCGTCATGGAGTGCTGCGCCCGCTTCCCCGACCGCATCGCCGGCCTCGTCCTCGCCGACACCTCCCCCACCGCCGAGACCGACGCCGGCCGCGAGGCCCGCAACGCCATGGCCGACCGTCTGCTGCGCGAGGGCATGGGCGGGTACGCCGACGAGGTGCTGTACAAGATGGTCGCGCCGTACGCGGACCCCGAGGTCGCCGCGCACGTCCACCGCATGATGACGGCGACCGACCCGAGGGGCGCCGCGGCGGCCCTGCGCGGCCGGGCCCTGCGCCCCGACTACCGCGATCTGCTCACCCGCCTCCCCGTGCCGGCCCTCGTCGTGGTCGGCACGGACGACGAGTTCACGCCCGTCCCGGACGCCGAGGCCATGCACGCCGCCCTCCCCTCCTCGACCCTGGAAGTGATCGAGGGCGCCGCCCACCTGCCCAACCTGGAACGCCCGAGGGCCTTCAACGCGGCCCTGGAGCGGTTCCTGGCGACGCTGGACGCCTGA
- a CDS encoding SDR family NAD(P)-dependent oxidoreductase, with amino-acid sequence MTTTESGIGAGTVLLTGATRGLGRSAVLAMAGRPAADRPDLLLVGRVGADLTRVADEARALGARVHGIGCDLARLSDVRAAAADARALLDAGAVRPLRALVANAGTMSADVRTATADGHELTFAVNYLAHALLIGELLGSLAAPARVVLLGSNVYSANLYRKLMGVPEAKWRDPLELARPATGDKNPGFTASGTAYADAKLALLYYAHELQRRAATGVNVLVFEPGWMPGSALSRGAPAVFQAMGRGLGRLPGVSTPEGSGPKLASVVLDDRWAGLRDGAFVLKDRVTEVRPVAHDRERERRLWEATEQLLAEVSPLS; translated from the coding sequence ATGACCACCACCGAATCCGGCATCGGCGCCGGCACCGTCCTGCTCACCGGAGCGACCCGGGGCCTGGGCCGGTCCGCCGTCCTCGCCATGGCCGGCCGCCCGGCGGCCGACCGCCCCGACCTGCTGCTGGTGGGCCGCGTCGGCGCGGACCTCACCCGGGTCGCCGACGAGGCGCGTGCCCTCGGGGCGCGGGTCCACGGGATCGGCTGCGACCTGGCCCGGCTCTCCGACGTGCGCGCCGCCGCGGCGGACGCCCGCGCCCTGCTCGACGCCGGGGCGGTACGGCCGCTGCGCGCGCTCGTCGCCAACGCCGGGACCATGTCGGCCGACGTCCGCACCGCGACCGCCGACGGCCACGAGCTGACGTTCGCCGTCAACTACCTGGCCCACGCCCTGCTCATCGGCGAGCTGCTCGGCTCGCTCGCCGCGCCCGCCCGCGTCGTCCTGCTCGGCTCGAACGTCTACAGCGCCAACCTCTACCGCAAGCTGATGGGCGTACCCGAGGCGAAGTGGCGCGACCCCCTCGAACTCGCCCGGCCCGCGACCGGCGACAAGAACCCCGGCTTCACCGCGTCCGGCACCGCCTACGCCGACGCCAAGCTCGCGCTCCTGTACTACGCCCACGAGCTCCAGCGCCGTGCCGCGACCGGCGTCAACGTGCTGGTGTTCGAGCCGGGATGGATGCCCGGCAGCGCGCTGAGCCGGGGCGCGCCCGCCGTCTTCCAGGCGATGGGGCGCGGACTGGGCCGGCTGCCCGGGGTGTCGACCCCGGAGGGCTCCGGCCCGAAGCTGGCCTCGGTCGTGCTCGACGACCGGTGGGCCGGGCTGCGGGACGGCGCGTTCGTGCTGAAGGACAGGGTGACGGAGGTGCGTCCCGTCGCCCACGACCGGGAGCGGGAGCGGCGGTTGTGGGAGGCGACGGAACAACTCCTCGCGGAGGTGAGTCCGTTGAGCTGA